TGGGCTTCGTCGATAGCACAAAAATATTGCACCGAGGGAGTCACAAAAACAGAAGCAACGGCTCCCATTGCCAACAATGAGGAAGAATGCCGTCTCGACAGTTCCGACATCTACAGAATCAGCCTTGGAGAAAAGGTTCACAAGAGCAACAAGGGATGTTGGTCTTCATTCAATTGAATGCATGAACCCACTCAACATCCAAGGCACAAAATAGATCCCATCGCATTCTCTTTTCTCGTTAACGTGAGTTCACTGGTAAATCCGATGACGATTCCATTTGGCGAGCACCAACCATCGGATGGGCAATCATCTCAGCTGTTCACTCCGCGCCTACGCAAATGGCTTGACGAGCGCTTGAGACATCTTGCAAGCCAACAAAGAATTCAAGATGCCAGAGCTTTGCGTAGCGAATTCTCCATTGAGGAGCTGTCCACAGGCTGACTTTTGAGTGGCTGCGCTTCCGCAGAGTCGAGCAGGCCAGTGATGGAGAAGCGAATAAACTCTGTTTGCAGTGGGGTTCCAATCACAAAAGGCATTCATCAATAAACCTCAATACGAGCCGATTCAAGAACCAACAAACCATATAGCTTTAAAAGCAACACCATCTATGAACCATTTCTCTTGGCGATCCATTCACCAAGTGGTACAGCGATCAAACCACCAACACCCAACCAGACAATCCAGAAACCAATAAAGACCAAACCCGTTGGCTCTTTCGGCAATGGTAAGTAGCGGTAATCATATGGAAACGAAAATGCCCACAGCCAATAAAAAACCTTGACTGAATTAGGCAGAGATTGGCTACTAAACATCTAAAACGCAACAAGTCTTTAAGCGGCGAAGTTTAACGCATTCAATGCTCAGAGATGTTGTCGCTAAATGCCCGCCCTCAAAGACCATAATTGTCTTACTATTGCAAATCTTGACTGATATCAATGCCAAGCGATTGCGGGAAGTTTGGGATCTTAACCAGTCCCTTTTGAGCGTCTCAATAAACATCCAAATAGACTGGTGATGTCTCAGCTGTGGCGAAGGTGAGCCATGGCGCTGTCGTGAAGATGCTTTTGATGCGCATGGCGATTCGCCCAAACGCGCTGTTGAGCCTGAGCGCTATTGGAATCAAGAAGATCTGGATGTCCCTCGAGCTGAGCCTGACTCGATTGGCTCAACCTTTGCTCATGGGCGTGATGATCGGCCCAGGCGAGAAACTCAACAGCGGCCTTCTGGTGACGCTCCAGCACATTGCCGCTGTAATCAACCGGGAGAGAACGAAGAACGGCTTTCATGATGCAAGGCCTCGTTTCGATGCAAACATTCTGTATCGGTTGATACGAAATTTTCATCCGCTTCACAATTCTTGCCGGAATGGCCTGATTTGCATCCTCGGTTGGATGGCCTCATCCATTGAAATAGGCGTATCGATCCAACTACAGCCCAATGGCGTCGAGCCTGACCGAAATCGCCTACCGCACCATCCAGCAGGGCCGGAGCCTGGCAGGACTGGCGCATAAGGAGCTGAGCACCAAAGCCATGGAGCTGTTGGCACCCGATGTCGTGCCCAGCACAGAACCGGTTCCCGACGCCTTGACCAATGAATTGCGACGCTCCTTGAACGCCCTTCAGGACATCGATTGGCAGGAGTCAGAACAGGGGCTTTATCCGTCGTCCCTGCTGTTTGATATCCCCTGGTTGGAGTGGGCCGAGCGCTATCCCCGCGTGTGGCTTGACCTACCCTCAAATTGGGCCAGGCGACGATCACGCAACGTCCAAGACATTCCCAATACGCACGACAAAGAGCTCTACCCGGATTACTACCTCCAAAATTTCCATCATCAAACCGATGGGTATCTCAGCGATCATTCCGCTGAGCTCTACGACTTGCAAGTCGACATCCTGTTCAACGGGTCCACAGACTCGATGCGCCGCAGGCTGATTGCCCCTTTGAAGCGTGGCTTGAAGCGGTTTAGTGATCGCCCAGACGCCAGTCTTCGCATCCTCGACGTAGCGACGGGAACCGGTCGGACGCTTCACCAGATTCGAGCGGCTCTACCAAAGGCCTCACTCTTTGGCCTGGACTTGTCTGAGTCCTATTTGCGTCAGGCCAATCGTTGGCTCAACAAGGGAAGCGACAGCCTTGTGCAGCTGCTTCAAGGCAATGCTGAATCCATGCCCTTTGGTGACGAAAGCATGCAGGCGGTGACCTGCGTTTTCCTCATGCATGAGCTTCCTGCTGAAGCGCGGCAGGCGGTTCTTAATGATGCCTATCGATTGCTTGAGCCCGGTGGAGTACTTGTTCTCGCCGACTCCATTCAGCTCAAAGATTCACCGCAGTACAGCGTGGCGATGGATAACTTCCGACGGATCTTTCACGAGCCTTTCTACCGAGATTTCATTTCAGATGACATCGAATCACGCCTGAGCAACGCTGGCTTCACAGGGATCTCAGCTGAATCCCATTTCATGATGAGAGTTTGGACTGCCAACAAGCCTTGAAGTGATTCCCTGACACACCCTTCTTCAGGGCGACCAACGCCCCATAAGGTGCAGGAACCCTTGCCGAGGGCTTTGATGATCAACCCTTTTTATGTTCGCTGGCTTCAAGGCTGGACATTTCAGTTGGTCCTAATGGAAGGCAAAGTGCAAGTGGAGGCGCATGGATTTGGAATCTGTATTCGTACATCCCTTTTGCACGGAGAAACACCTCAGGATGCTGCTGATCGTCTCGTTCTTGAAGAAGACACGCGGCGCCACGCACTGCATCAAGCTTGGTTGAAAGGCCAGGCTGTTCCTGCCGACCACAATGAACTTCCTTCTTCTGAAGGGCCTCTCACCGCGCCTGAATCGCTTGTGATTGTTCATCACAAAACGCTGGTTGGTTAAACCCAGGGATGCACTTTAGCTGCCCGACGACAGCTTGGCCAAGACAAATCCAATCAATACTCCAGGGCCTCCCCAGCGAAGCGAACGCCAAAACTTTGGGGCCGTTGTTGGTTTGAAAATCCATTCAAATTCATCTTGCTCTTCAACAACTTGTTGAAGCAGGTTGCGACGTTGCAATCGTCGCCTTGAACGGACATCGTTGGCTTCCCAACGCCTCGGCTGAATGTGAATCAGAGCGGCCAGGGCGTGTAACGGACGTAGCTGTTTGTGACGGGAACCTGATGCCATGAAAGCGCTCACTGTGCACGTCACAGCCATACACGTGAAGCATCAGGATAAATGAAACCGATCGTCAGAAGACCATGTCAAAGGCTGAATCGCGCTGGCCAGAATCCGCCCCTGAACTGGCGCAGGAGCTTCATCGTTGCTTGAGTCTTGGCGACCGTGACTGGCATCGATTAAAGACCGATGCCGACCGTCGCAGCGCTGAACTGATGGCTGCTGCTCTCTCTCAACTCATCCAGGGTGGAGAGCGCAACGATGTTGAGGAGCTCACCGAGCAAGCACTGCGCTGGATCAGACGGGAACTGAAAGACCCTGGCTGTCCGCATCGTTGAGGGAGGTCACGCGAGACACGGGACGGCGGCATGCCAACTGAACGCGATTCCCGCGTCGACTCCAGCGCACATCGTCAAAACACTGATAAATCAAAAACAAGCCACGGCCTTGATTGGCTTCGATGCACTCAGGAAGCTCACCGAGACGTGCATGGGTGGGGACTCCTTCCCCTTCATCCTGAATCTGCCAAATCATCCATTGAGGCGT
This portion of the Synechococcus sp. ROS8604 genome encodes:
- a CDS encoding class I SAM-dependent methyltransferase — translated: MASSLTEIAYRTIQQGRSLAGLAHKELSTKAMELLAPDVVPSTEPVPDALTNELRRSLNALQDIDWQESEQGLYPSSLLFDIPWLEWAERYPRVWLDLPSNWARRRSRNVQDIPNTHDKELYPDYYLQNFHHQTDGYLSDHSAELYDLQVDILFNGSTDSMRRRLIAPLKRGLKRFSDRPDASLRILDVATGTGRTLHQIRAALPKASLFGLDLSESYLRQANRWLNKGSDSLVQLLQGNAESMPFGDESMQAVTCVFLMHELPAEARQAVLNDAYRLLEPGGVLVLADSIQLKDSPQYSVAMDNFRRIFHEPFYRDFISDDIESRLSNAGFTGISAESHFMMRVWTANKP
- a CDS encoding copper-binding protein — its product is MINPFYVRWLQGWTFQLVLMEGKVQVEAHGFGICIRTSLLHGETPQDAADRLVLEEDTRRHALHQAWLKGQAVPADHNELPSSEGPLTAPESLVIVHHKTLVG
- a CDS encoding DUF6439 family protein — protein: MSKAESRWPESAPELAQELHRCLSLGDRDWHRLKTDADRRSAELMAAALSQLIQGGERNDVEELTEQALRWIRRELKDPGCPHR